A single region of the Streptomyces sp. NBC_00236 genome encodes:
- a CDS encoding helix-turn-helix domain-containing protein, giving the protein MTEAADHPLVAAVKPLVDAMGAELLGPEQAQADDVVLAWEGEDVIAVRLPQLSDSLDHILAAMERRHGRPLAELDRRTKQEVVRTLEARGAFSVRHGVETVAGALGVSRFTVYNYLNRAENGAKGE; this is encoded by the coding sequence GTGACCGAGGCCGCGGACCACCCTCTCGTCGCCGCCGTGAAGCCGCTCGTCGACGCCATGGGCGCCGAGCTGCTCGGACCCGAGCAGGCGCAGGCCGACGACGTCGTCCTGGCCTGGGAGGGCGAGGACGTCATAGCCGTCCGGCTGCCCCAGCTCTCCGACTCGCTGGACCACATCCTGGCCGCGATGGAGCGCCGGCACGGCAGGCCGCTCGCCGAGCTGGACCGCAGGACCAAGCAGGAGGTCGTCCGCACCCTGGAGGCACGCGGTGCCTTCTCGGTGCGGCACGGCGTCGAGACGGTGGCGGGGGCCCTGGGGGTCTCCCGCTTCACCGTCTACAACTACCTGAACAGGGCGGAAAACGGCGCCAAGGGCGAGTAG
- the uraD gene encoding 2-oxo-4-hydroxy-4-carboxy-5-ureidoimidazoline decarboxylase — MTSSSTPGLARFNTLADDEAATALHEVCASAAWGRAILSRRPYATAEALFSASDTATAALGAEDLAEAMAGHPPIGRPKPGDPTSSREQRGMAGATEELKAEMLALNLAYQERFGHVFLICATGATGEQMRDAVKSRTGNTPEQERAVVRTELGKINRIRLTRLVTEGSSELVTDGELETEGE, encoded by the coding sequence GTGACTTCGAGCTCCACACCGGGCCTCGCCCGGTTCAACACCCTGGCGGACGACGAGGCGGCAACCGCGCTGCACGAGGTCTGTGCCAGTGCGGCCTGGGGAAGAGCGATCCTCTCCCGCCGTCCGTACGCCACCGCCGAAGCCCTGTTCTCCGCGAGCGACACCGCCACGGCGGCACTGGGCGCGGAGGACCTGGCCGAGGCCATGGCCGGTCACCCGCCGATCGGCCGCCCGAAGCCCGGGGACCCGACCTCCTCCCGCGAACAGCGGGGGATGGCCGGCGCCACCGAGGAGCTCAAGGCCGAGATGCTCGCACTGAACCTGGCCTACCAGGAGCGGTTCGGACATGTCTTCCTGATCTGCGCCACCGGCGCCACCGGTGAGCAGATGCGCGACGCGGTGAAGTCCCGGACCGGGAACACGCCCGAGCAGGAGCGCGCCGTCGTGCGTACCGAACTGGGCAAGATCAACCGCATCCGCCTCACCCGTCTCGTCACGGAAGGCTCGTCAGAGCTCGTAACGGACGGAGAGCTCGAAACAGAAGGAGAGTGA
- the uraH gene encoding hydroxyisourate hydrolase — protein MSTFATASVSTHILDTSIGRPAAGVTITLAARSGSDAQWVALGGSATDADGRCKDLPALPEGTTHVRLDFETESYFTAKKQAEAQQDAPRVRDSGAFFPEVAITFAVTPGEHYHVPLLLNPFGYSVYRGS, from the coding sequence TTGAGCACCTTCGCCACCGCATCGGTGTCCACCCACATCCTGGACACCAGCATCGGCCGCCCCGCCGCAGGCGTCACCATCACGCTCGCCGCCCGCTCGGGCAGCGACGCGCAGTGGGTGGCGCTCGGCGGATCCGCGACCGATGCGGACGGGCGCTGCAAGGACCTGCCGGCCCTGCCGGAAGGCACCACCCACGTACGGCTCGACTTCGAGACCGAGTCGTACTTCACCGCCAAGAAGCAAGCCGAGGCGCAGCAGGACGCCCCCCGCGTAAGGGACAGCGGCGCGTTCTTCCCGGAGGTGGCGATCACGTTCGCCGTCACCCCGGGCGAGCACTATCACGTACCGCTGCTGCTCAACCCGTTCGGCTACTCCGTATACCGAGGGAGCTAG
- the pucL gene encoding factor-independent urate hydroxylase — translation MPTILGQNQYGKAENRVVRITRDGDTHHIKDLNVSVALSGDMDDVHYSGSNANVLPTDTTKNTVFAFAKEHGIESAEQFGIHLARHFVTSQEPIKVARIRIQEYSWERIATSDNSSRFIGSDEVNHSFARKGQELRTTQVTYDGEKWEIISGLKDLTVMNSTNSEFWGYVKDKYTTLKEAYDRILCTDVAAAWRYNWTSDDDRMPNWEKSYEQARKHILQAFAETYSLSLQQTLYQMGSRVINSRSEIDEIRFSLPNNHHFLVDLEPFGLKNDNEVYFAADRPYGLIEATVLRDGVEPQIPVDMTNL, via the coding sequence ATGCCCACGATTCTCGGCCAGAACCAGTACGGCAAAGCAGAGAACCGCGTCGTCAGGATCACGCGGGACGGCGACACCCACCACATCAAGGACCTGAACGTCTCCGTCGCCCTCTCGGGCGACATGGACGACGTGCACTACTCCGGCTCCAACGCGAACGTCCTGCCCACCGACACCACCAAGAACACGGTGTTCGCGTTCGCCAAGGAGCACGGCATCGAGTCCGCCGAGCAGTTCGGCATCCACCTCGCCCGCCACTTCGTGACGTCGCAGGAGCCGATCAAGGTCGCCCGCATCCGCATCCAGGAGTACTCCTGGGAGCGCATCGCGACCTCGGACAACAGCTCCAGGTTCATCGGATCGGACGAGGTCAACCACTCCTTCGCCCGCAAGGGCCAGGAGCTGCGGACCACGCAGGTCACCTACGACGGCGAGAAGTGGGAGATCATCTCCGGCCTGAAGGACCTCACGGTCATGAACTCCACCAACTCGGAGTTCTGGGGCTACGTCAAGGACAAGTACACGACGCTCAAGGAAGCGTACGACCGCATCCTGTGCACCGACGTCGCCGCCGCCTGGCGCTACAACTGGACCAGTGACGACGACCGCATGCCCAACTGGGAGAAGTCGTACGAGCAGGCCAGGAAGCACATCCTGCAGGCCTTCGCGGAGACGTACTCGCTCTCGCTCCAGCAGACCCTGTACCAGATGGGTTCGCGCGTCATCAACAGCCGCAGCGAGATCGACGAGATCCGCTTCTCGCTGCCGAACAACCACCACTTCCTGGTGGACCTGGAGCCGTTCGGCCTCAAGAACGACAACGAGGTCTACTTCGCGGCCGACCGTCCGTACGGGCTCATCGAAGCCACCGTGCTGCGGGACGGAGTCGAGCCGCAGATCCCGGTCGACATGACCAACCTCTGA
- a CDS encoding nucleobase:cation symporter-2 family protein, translating to MAQPALGPAEAEGPCSTPLESPVHPVDEKPAPSRLVPAALQHIAAMYAGVVTPPLIIGQAVGLDQAGMTRLIAASLLIAGCATLLQTLGIGGFAGNRLPFVNAASSAGIAPMLAIAETSAPGHQLPAIYGAVLVAGVFCLAVGPFFGRLLRFFPPLVTGVVITLIGVTLMPVPVSWAQGGDKEAADFGAMKYLALAAFTLTVILIVQRFGRGFLKQVALLIGLVVGTLAAVPFGLADFSAIGSAPVAALPTPFAFGAPEFQPAAILSLCIVMLVLMTESSAGMLALGEICDRRTDGRTITRGLRTDGIATLVGPVFGGFPTSAFAQNVGVVSLTKVRSRYVVAAAGGALLVLGAFPVLGAVVSLVPMPVLGGAGIVLFGSIAVSGIRTLSEAGLDDGSNIVLVAVALGAGIIPLAAPGFYAGFPSWAQTVLGSGISAGALVAVLLNLFFHHLGTHGRTAVALKSS from the coding sequence ATGGCACAGCCTGCACTTGGGCCCGCAGAAGCAGAAGGCCCGTGTTCCACCCCGCTGGAGAGCCCGGTCCACCCGGTGGACGAGAAGCCTGCCCCGTCGCGGCTCGTCCCCGCCGCGCTCCAGCACATCGCCGCCATGTACGCCGGCGTCGTCACACCACCGCTCATCATCGGACAGGCGGTCGGCCTCGACCAGGCCGGCATGACCCGGCTGATCGCGGCGAGCCTCCTGATCGCCGGCTGCGCCACCCTCCTCCAGACCCTCGGCATCGGCGGCTTCGCCGGTAACCGGCTGCCGTTCGTCAACGCCGCCTCATCGGCGGGCATCGCGCCGATGCTCGCCATCGCGGAGACCAGCGCTCCCGGACACCAACTGCCCGCGATCTACGGGGCGGTGCTCGTCGCCGGGGTGTTCTGCCTGGCCGTCGGCCCGTTCTTCGGCAGACTGCTGCGCTTCTTCCCGCCGCTCGTCACCGGCGTCGTCATCACCCTCATCGGGGTCACCCTGATGCCGGTCCCGGTCTCCTGGGCCCAGGGCGGTGACAAGGAAGCAGCCGACTTCGGCGCCATGAAGTACCTCGCCCTGGCCGCCTTCACCCTCACCGTCATCCTGATCGTCCAGCGATTCGGACGCGGATTCCTCAAGCAAGTGGCCTTGCTCATCGGCCTGGTGGTCGGCACGCTGGCCGCCGTCCCGTTCGGGCTCGCGGACTTCTCCGCGATCGGGTCCGCGCCCGTCGCCGCCCTCCCCACGCCCTTCGCCTTCGGCGCACCCGAGTTCCAGCCCGCCGCGATCCTCTCCCTCTGCATCGTGATGCTCGTCCTGATGACCGAGTCCTCCGCCGGCATGCTCGCGCTCGGCGAGATCTGCGACCGGCGCACCGACGGCAGGACCATCACCCGCGGACTGCGCACCGACGGCATCGCCACCCTCGTCGGACCGGTCTTCGGCGGATTCCCGACCAGTGCCTTCGCGCAGAACGTCGGCGTGGTGTCACTGACGAAGGTGCGCAGCCGGTACGTGGTGGCCGCCGCCGGCGGCGCCCTGCTGGTCCTCGGCGCCTTCCCGGTCCTCGGAGCGGTCGTCTCGCTCGTCCCGATGCCCGTGCTCGGCGGCGCCGGCATCGTCCTGTTCGGCTCGATCGCCGTCAGCGGCATCCGTACGCTCTCCGAGGCCGGACTCGACGACGGCTCCAACATCGTCCTGGTCGCCGTGGCGCTCGGCGCGGGCATCATCCCGCTCGCCGCGCCCGGCTTCTACGCGGGATTCCCGTCCTGGGCACAGACCGTCCTGGGGTCCGGCATCAGTGCCGGAGCGCTGGTCGCGGTCCTGCTCAACCTGTTCTTCCACCATCTCGGCACCCACGGCCGCACGGCTGTGGCACTCAAATCCTCCTAG
- a CDS encoding 8-oxoguanine deaminase, producing MAAPGADRVERIVIENCSIATVDADDTEYASGHVVVAGNRIESVGAGRAPEALENVVRRIDGTGHLVTPGLVNTHHHFYQWITRGLATDHNLFEWLVALYPTWARIDEPMARTAAQGSLAMMARGGVTTAMDHHYVYPKGSGDLSGAIIGAARDMGVRFTLARGSMDRSEKDGGLPPDFAVETLEGALAATEATIDAHHDTSFDAMTQIAVAPCSPFSVSTELMREGAALARRRGVRLHTHGSETVEEEKFCHELFGMGPTDYFESTGWLGADVWMAHCVHMNDSDIAAFARTGTGVAHCPSSNARLAAGIARVPDMLAAGVPVGLGVDGTASNESGELHTELRNALLINRLGPHRERALNARQALRLGTYGGAQVLGRADQIGSLEPGKLADLVLWKLDTLAHASIADPVTALVFGAAAPVTLSLVNGKPVVESNRLTTVDEDAIARATRDEARRLAQIAAGA from the coding sequence ATGGCAGCACCGGGAGCCGACCGAGTGGAACGCATCGTCATCGAGAACTGTTCGATCGCGACCGTCGACGCCGACGACACCGAGTACGCCTCGGGCCACGTCGTCGTCGCGGGCAACCGCATCGAGTCCGTCGGCGCCGGCCGGGCGCCGGAGGCACTGGAGAACGTCGTACGCCGGATCGACGGCACCGGGCACCTCGTCACGCCCGGTCTGGTCAACACGCACCACCACTTCTACCAGTGGATCACCCGCGGACTGGCCACCGACCACAACCTCTTCGAGTGGCTGGTCGCGCTGTACCCGACGTGGGCGCGCATCGACGAGCCGATGGCCCGCACCGCCGCGCAGGGCTCGCTCGCCATGATGGCCCGCGGTGGTGTCACCACCGCCATGGACCACCACTACGTGTACCCGAAGGGCTCCGGCGACCTGTCCGGCGCGATCATCGGCGCCGCCCGTGACATGGGCGTACGGTTCACCCTCGCCCGCGGGTCCATGGACCGCAGCGAGAAGGACGGCGGGCTGCCGCCGGACTTCGCCGTGGAGACCCTCGAAGGCGCGCTGGCCGCCACCGAGGCGACCATCGACGCGCACCACGACACCTCCTTCGACGCGATGACCCAGATCGCCGTCGCACCCTGCTCCCCGTTCTCCGTGTCCACCGAACTGATGCGTGAGGGTGCCGCGTTGGCGCGCCGTCGCGGGGTCAGGCTGCACACGCACGGATCGGAGACCGTGGAGGAGGAGAAGTTCTGCCACGAGCTGTTCGGCATGGGGCCGACCGACTACTTCGAGTCGACCGGCTGGCTCGGCGCCGACGTGTGGATGGCGCACTGCGTCCACATGAACGACTCCGACATCGCCGCGTTCGCCCGCACCGGCACCGGGGTCGCGCACTGCCCGTCCTCCAACGCCCGCCTCGCCGCGGGCATCGCCCGGGTCCCGGACATGCTCGCCGCAGGCGTCCCGGTCGGCCTCGGCGTCGACGGAACCGCCTCCAACGAGTCCGGCGAACTCCACACCGAACTGCGCAACGCCCTCCTCATCAACCGCCTCGGCCCGCACCGCGAACGCGCCCTGAACGCCCGTCAGGCCCTGCGCCTGGGTACGTACGGCGGCGCCCAGGTCCTCGGCCGCGCGGACCAGATCGGCTCCCTGGAGCCCGGCAAGCTCGCCGACCTCGTGCTGTGGAAGCTGGACACCCTCGCCCACGCCTCCATCGCGGACCCGGTGACCGCCCTGGTCTTCGGCGCCGCCGCCCCGGTCACCCTGTCGCTCGTCAACGGCAAGCCGGTCGTCGAGTCCAACCGCCTGACCACCGTGGACGAGGACGCCATCGCCCGCGCCACCCGCGACGAGGCCCGCCGCCTCGCGCAGATCGCCGCCGGAGCCTGA
- a CDS encoding nucleobase:cation symporter-2 family protein, with protein MAATPRFRNDASAAPDPESSPADRKHPVDETLPPLKMFTSGLQHVAAMYAGVVAPPMIVGPAVGLTAKETAFLMGASLFTAGIATLLQTLGFWRIGARLPFVNGVSFAGVTPMVAIGKDRGHDGIAVIFGAIIVASLLGFVLAPYFCKLVRFFPPVVTGTVITLIGVSLLPVAFNWSQGGNATADDYGSTTNITVAAVTLVIVLALRKLLRGFLQQIAILLGLVAGTLIAIPVGTTDFGAIKDADVIGFPTPFHFGAPQFEIAAIVSMCIVMLVCMTESTADMLALGKIVDRPADERTIEGGLRADTLGSAISPLFNGFMCSAFAQNIGLVAMTKVRSRFVVAAGGGILILLGLCPVAASVIALVPLPVLGGAGIVLFGSVAASGIQTLATAALEKGENALIVAAAVGVGLIPIAAPEFYHAFPKDLLVVLDSGISTGCVVAIVLNLAFNHLGRKPDAGPDAESGDHEKATPAPVAVH; from the coding sequence GTGGCAGCTACGCCCAGGTTTCGCAACGACGCAAGTGCAGCACCCGACCCGGAATCGTCGCCGGCCGACCGGAAACACCCGGTCGACGAGACGCTCCCCCCACTGAAGATGTTCACCAGCGGTCTCCAGCACGTGGCCGCGATGTACGCGGGCGTGGTGGCCCCGCCCATGATCGTGGGGCCCGCCGTGGGCCTCACCGCCAAGGAGACCGCCTTCCTGATGGGGGCGAGCCTCTTCACCGCGGGCATAGCCACCCTGCTCCAGACGCTCGGCTTCTGGCGCATAGGCGCCCGGCTGCCGTTCGTCAACGGCGTCTCGTTCGCCGGGGTGACGCCGATGGTCGCCATCGGCAAGGACCGCGGTCACGACGGCATCGCCGTGATCTTCGGCGCGATCATCGTCGCCAGCCTCCTGGGCTTCGTCCTCGCGCCCTACTTCTGCAAACTGGTCCGCTTCTTCCCGCCCGTCGTCACCGGCACGGTCATCACCCTGATCGGTGTCTCCCTGCTGCCGGTCGCCTTCAACTGGTCCCAGGGCGGCAACGCCACGGCAGACGACTACGGCTCCACCACCAACATCACGGTGGCGGCCGTCACCCTGGTGATCGTCCTCGCCCTGAGGAAGCTGCTGCGCGGCTTCCTCCAGCAGATCGCGATCCTGCTCGGCCTCGTGGCCGGCACGCTCATCGCGATCCCGGTCGGCACCACGGACTTCGGGGCCATCAAGGACGCCGACGTCATCGGCTTCCCCACCCCGTTCCACTTCGGGGCGCCGCAGTTCGAGATCGCCGCGATCGTCTCGATGTGCATCGTGATGCTGGTCTGCATGACGGAGTCGACCGCGGACATGCTGGCCCTCGGCAAGATCGTCGACCGGCCGGCGGACGAGCGCACCATCGAGGGCGGGCTGCGCGCCGACACCCTGGGCAGCGCCATCAGCCCGCTGTTCAACGGCTTCATGTGCAGCGCCTTCGCCCAGAACATCGGGCTGGTCGCGATGACGAAGGTCCGCAGCCGGTTCGTCGTCGCCGCCGGCGGCGGCATCCTCATCCTGCTCGGCCTGTGCCCGGTGGCGGCCTCCGTCATCGCGCTGGTGCCGCTGCCGGTACTGGGCGGTGCGGGCATCGTGCTGTTCGGCTCCGTCGCGGCGAGCGGCATCCAGACGCTGGCCACCGCCGCGCTGGAGAAGGGCGAGAACGCGCTGATCGTCGCCGCCGCCGTGGGTGTCGGGCTGATACCGATCGCCGCGCCGGAGTTCTACCACGCGTTCCCGAAGGACCTGCTCGTCGTCCTCGACTCGGGCATCTCGACCGGGTGCGTCGTGGCGATCGTCCTCAACCTGGCCTTCAACCACCTGGGCAGGAAGCCGGACGCCGGGCCCGATGCGGAGTCGGGAGACCACGAGAAGGCCACCCCCGCTCCCGTGGCCGTTCACTGA
- a CDS encoding chitosanase, with protein sequence MHAPHKRTARRSNRSVRVALVALGLTLTAIPATAFAGTAPAPTAVHQQEAAATGLDDPAKKDIAMQLVSSAENSSLDWKAQYGYIEDIGDGRGYTAGIIGFCSGTGDMLDLVELYTQREPGNPLAEYLPALRDVDGTDSHDGLDPGFTEAWETAAGDPAFQQAQNDERDRVYFDPAVGRGKSDGLGTLGQFAYYDAIVMHGDGGDSTSFGSIRERALAQAEPPSQGGDEVTYLNAFLDARVWAMKQEEAHSDTSRVDTAQRVFLENGNLNLDPPLDWKVYGDSFHIG encoded by the coding sequence GTGCACGCTCCCCACAAGCGCACCGCACGTCGCAGCAACCGATCCGTGCGCGTCGCACTCGTCGCGCTCGGTCTGACCCTCACGGCGATTCCCGCCACCGCCTTCGCAGGCACCGCACCCGCCCCCACGGCGGTTCACCAACAGGAGGCAGCCGCGACCGGGCTCGACGATCCGGCGAAGAAGGACATCGCCATGCAACTGGTCTCCAGCGCGGAGAACTCCTCGCTGGACTGGAAGGCGCAGTACGGCTACATCGAGGACATCGGTGACGGCCGCGGCTACACGGCGGGCATCATCGGATTCTGCTCCGGCACGGGCGACATGCTGGACCTGGTCGAGCTGTACACCCAGCGGGAGCCGGGCAACCCGCTCGCCGAGTACCTGCCCGCCCTGCGCGACGTGGACGGCACGGATTCGCACGACGGTCTCGACCCCGGCTTCACCGAGGCCTGGGAGACCGCGGCCGGTGATCCGGCGTTCCAGCAGGCGCAGAACGACGAACGCGACCGGGTGTACTTCGACCCGGCGGTCGGCCGGGGCAAGAGCGACGGGCTGGGCACACTGGGCCAGTTCGCGTACTACGACGCCATCGTGATGCACGGCGACGGCGGCGACAGCACGAGCTTCGGCTCGATCCGCGAGCGCGCCCTCGCGCAGGCGGAGCCGCCGTCCCAGGGCGGTGACGAGGTCACCTACCTCAACGCCTTCCTGGACGCGCGGGTCTGGGCCATGAAGCAGGAGGAGGCCCACTCGGACACCAGCCGGGTGGACACCGCCCAGCGGGTCTTCCTGGAGAACGGCAATCTGAACCTGGACCCGCCGCTCGACTGGAAGGTGTACGGCGACAGCTTCCACATCGGCTGA
- a CDS encoding SH3 domain-containing protein: protein MMKKILLGAAMLTAGLGLAVSPAAQATPSTTAAHSVEAAPALVCTVNDNGVNFRGGPGTDYPVLGQVNRGQNLDARGQEGSWVMGDLWGGPTGVWIHVAYLDC from the coding sequence ATGATGAAGAAGATTCTGCTGGGCGCGGCCATGCTGACCGCCGGTCTGGGCCTGGCCGTCTCCCCCGCCGCCCAGGCCACCCCGAGCACGACCGCCGCGCACAGCGTCGAGGCGGCCCCGGCGCTCGTCTGCACGGTCAACGACAACGGGGTGAACTTCCGTGGCGGTCCGGGAACGGACTACCCGGTGCTGGGCCAGGTGAACCGGGGCCAGAACCTCGACGCACGCGGCCAGGAGGGCAGCTGGGTGATGGGTGACCTGTGGGGCGGCCCCACAGGCGTCTGGATCCACGTGGCCTACCTGGACTGCTGA
- a CDS encoding chitosanase yields MKLTARSPVVTSVALALAAALLSGCAGAGPGGSSGKGGPGPGLDDPAKKDIAMQLVSSAENSTLDWKAQYGYIEDIGDGRGYTAGIIGFCSATGDMLSVVERYAEARPGNPLERFLPALRAVKGTDAHTGLGRPFTEAWSRAAGDAAFRAAQDTERDRGYFEPAVAQAKKDGLGTLGQFIYYDAYVMHGAGDTEGTVGFRTMRRQALAEDRPPAEDGDEGTYLDAFLDARVGAIGKEPSHSDTSRVETAQRVFVREENFGLETPLRWTVYGDSYLIKGPDAS; encoded by the coding sequence GTGAAGCTCACCGCGCGTTCTCCCGTCGTCACCTCCGTCGCTCTCGCCCTGGCCGCCGCCCTGCTGTCCGGATGCGCGGGGGCGGGTCCCGGCGGCTCCTCGGGCAAGGGGGGCCCGGGTCCGGGGCTGGACGATCCGGCGAAGAAGGACATCGCCATGCAACTGGTGTCCAGCGCGGAGAACTCGACCCTGGACTGGAAGGCGCAGTACGGCTACATCGAGGACATCGGTGACGGCCGGGGCTACACGGCGGGCATCATCGGCTTCTGTTCCGCGACCGGCGACATGCTCAGCGTGGTCGAGCGGTATGCCGAAGCGCGGCCCGGAAATCCGCTGGAGCGGTTCCTGCCCGCGCTGCGCGCGGTGAAGGGGACCGACGCGCATACGGGACTCGGCCGTCCGTTCACCGAGGCATGGTCGAGGGCCGCGGGTGACGCGGCGTTCCGTGCGGCCCAGGACACCGAGCGGGACCGGGGGTACTTCGAGCCGGCGGTCGCACAGGCGAAGAAGGACGGGCTGGGCACGCTCGGCCAGTTCATCTACTACGACGCCTATGTGATGCACGGGGCCGGTGACACGGAGGGCACGGTCGGGTTCCGTACGATGCGCCGTCAGGCACTCGCCGAGGACCGGCCCCCGGCGGAGGACGGCGACGAGGGCACGTACCTCGACGCCTTCCTCGACGCACGCGTCGGGGCGATCGGCAAGGAGCCCTCGCACAGCGACACCAGCCGGGTCGAGACGGCACAGCGGGTCTTCGTGCGCGAGGAGAATTTCGGCCTGGAGACACCGCTGCGATGGACGGTGTACGGCGACAGCTATCTGATCAAGGGCCCGGACGCTTCGTAA
- a CDS encoding alpha/beta fold hydrolase — MDDQSVVDVGDVRLAYRTWGDPFGSPVVLLHGLGDSAASWEAAGSLLGQEWRVYALDLRGHGESDWPDEYDFELMLDDLFGFLDACELDRVGLVGHGMGGVVAHLFAQTHADRVERLVLVETPPPFPGAAGPDVRPEGPVDYDEAVLGAVRTQLADPDPAWEEGLGEIVAPTLMLAGGPASTMPQARLQDMATLIPDCHLITLGGGHRVHQVHADQVAQQITEFFTS; from the coding sequence ATGGATGATCAGTCTGTTGTGGATGTCGGCGATGTACGTCTGGCGTACCGGACCTGGGGCGACCCGTTCGGCTCGCCCGTCGTGCTGCTGCACGGCCTCGGCGATTCCGCCGCGAGCTGGGAGGCGGCCGGGAGTCTGCTCGGCCAGGAATGGCGGGTGTACGCCCTCGACCTGCGGGGTCACGGCGAGAGCGACTGGCCCGACGAGTACGACTTCGAGCTGATGCTCGACGACCTCTTCGGCTTTCTCGACGCGTGCGAACTCGACCGCGTCGGCCTGGTCGGCCACGGCATGGGAGGCGTCGTCGCCCATCTCTTCGCCCAGACGCACGCGGACCGGGTGGAGCGGCTGGTGCTGGTGGAGACCCCGCCGCCGTTCCCCGGAGCGGCGGGCCCCGACGTGCGGCCCGAAGGCCCGGTCGACTACGACGAGGCCGTGCTCGGAGCCGTACGCACCCAGCTGGCCGACCCCGACCCGGCGTGGGAGGAGGGCCTCGGCGAGATCGTGGCCCCGACGCTGATGCTCGCCGGCGGCCCGGCCAGCACCATGCCGCAGGCCCGCCTCCAGGACATGGCCACGTTGATCCCGGACTGCCACCTGATCACCCTCGGCGGCGGCCACCGGGTGCACCAGGTCCACGCCGACCAGGTCGCCCAGCAGATCACGGAGTTCTTCACCAGCTGA
- a CDS encoding TIGR03086 family metal-binding protein, with product MNTQTNSAPLLDLGPAARQIAGMLPAIDDARLSGPTPCPDVAVGALLAHVEGLAVAFRDAARKDLGATTDTAPSVESGVLDGGWRSTLPAALDEMVAAWRSPDAWQGMTRAGSVDLPGEVAGMVALNELVLHGWDLARSTGQPYGAEEAHLRSTLALLADLGDNPPAGSPFGPPVPVPDDAPLLDRAVARSGRRPDWQPEN from the coding sequence ATGAATACGCAGACGAACTCCGCACCCCTCCTCGACCTGGGACCCGCGGCCCGGCAGATCGCCGGAATGCTCCCCGCCATCGACGACGCCCGGCTGTCCGGCCCGACCCCCTGCCCCGATGTCGCCGTGGGCGCGCTGCTGGCCCACGTGGAAGGGCTGGCCGTGGCGTTCCGGGATGCCGCACGCAAGGACCTGGGGGCCACGACCGACACGGCACCCTCGGTGGAGTCGGGGGTGCTCGACGGCGGCTGGCGTTCCACCCTGCCCGCGGCCCTCGACGAGATGGTGGCGGCCTGGCGCTCGCCCGACGCCTGGCAGGGAATGACCCGGGCGGGCAGCGTCGACCTGCCGGGCGAGGTGGCCGGCATGGTCGCGCTCAACGAACTGGTGCTGCACGGCTGGGACCTGGCGAGGTCGACCGGGCAGCCGTACGGGGCCGAGGAGGCGCATCTGCGCAGCACGCTGGCACTGCTGGCCGACCTGGGCGACAACCCGCCGGCCGGCTCCCCGTTCGGCCCGCCGGTCCCGGTCCCGGACGACGCGCCGCTGCTGGACCGGGCGGTGGCGCGCAGTGGCCGGCGCCCGGACTGGCAGCCCGAGAACTGA